One region of Eupeodes corollae chromosome 1, idEupCoro1.1, whole genome shotgun sequence genomic DNA includes:
- the LOC129938815 gene encoding uncharacterized protein LOC129938815 isoform X2: MRKVCHIFFTTIILLEILLKSATGNENDGNGAMIDANFVESDGADDLEGEEEEQPIIKKERSKGVKNFVGTNLFGDTSGSPKNCFTSEDVALLAARRDFESLIPKDLPNYLLDDDLARLLMQYFYGASQVIDKMTRGHSKSIANKAFYDTLGGYLNYYMIPISKYSFYGGLIKLKTVESIIELFSESKRFLNTNGNGWRDPIRDFSDFDLEIEPLRIIVDKEDDDTSCTQLDMLDDERSGEDDSMLVALPRLEPEEKGLLRNLWLPFRRKRTFDLQSSKSAFVLLRYFELTTKCYKFQNVDQELFNKRFKNWILENVEIHLKDDLLYPGLGAVLRIIETLRRKRGDSFVIESKTKEKRQRTHENLKKIKSFNSKQIGNSGNVLKSIFESDSPVAPDSVSDKTLTQKAKDSQRKKYIYIAIGVSVCLVLIVFSVIGFTMCRKGSWRKSNTDDTLPPEPKKTGWFCCKKEPKDDEETLLHSKKSSDKTKSKKFSKKPGKPTKLQQQQQQKSEPTTCCGVCSNKNSPAIIETSSMDSDSGRDNKNKLKSSPSKPVKAITVNEKKAFSISKKNKNKDGAAKVGILKKGT, translated from the exons ATGCGAAAAGTTTGTCATATATTTTTTACTACtattattttattggaaatacttttaaaaagtgCAACAGGGAATGAAAATGACGGAAATGGGGCAATGATTGATGCGAATTTTGTAGAATCGGACGGGGCAGATGATTTGGAAggtgaagaagaagaacaaccAATCATTAAAAAGGAACGCTCGAAGGGAGTTAAGAATTTTGTTGGGACAAATTTGTTTGGAGATACAAGTGGCAGTCCGAAGAATTGTTTCACTTCCGAAGATGTTGCTCTTTTGGCAGCAAGGAGAGATTTTGAG tctCTAATACCCAAAGACCTTCCAAACTATCTTCTAGACGATGATCTTGCTAGACttttaatgcaatatttttacGGCGCAAGTCAAGTTATAGATAAGATGACAAGAGGGCATTCAAAGTCAATTGCAAATAAAGCATTCTACGACACATTAGGAGG ATATCTCAATTATTATATGATACCAATTTCTAAATATTCCTTCTATGGAGGTTTGATCAAGCTGAAAACCGTAGAAAGTATTATTGAATTGTTCAGTGAGAGCAAACGATTTTTAAACACCAATGGAAATGGATGGAGAGATCCGATAAGAGATTTCTCTGATTTTGATTTAGAAATAGAACCACTTCGGATTATTGTTGATAAAGAAGATGATGATACATCGTGCACTCAACTAGACATGCTAGACGACGAACGTTCTGGGGAAGATGATTCCATGTTAGTCGCTTTACCACGTCTTGAACCTGAAGAAAAAGGTCTTCTTCGGAATTTATGGCTTCCGTTTAGACGTAAACGTACCTTCGATTTGCAATCTTCCAAATCTGCGTTTGTTCTCTtgagatattttgaattaactACGAAGTGTTATAAGTTTCAAAACGTAGATCAGGAATTGTTTAACAAAAGGTTCAAGAATTGGATAttggaaaatgttgaaattcatttaaaagacGACCTGCTCTATCCTGGTCTGGGAGCGGTACTAAGAATTATTGAGACACTTCGTCGGAAAAGAGGTGATTCATTTGTTATAGAAAGCAAGACAAAGGAGAAGCGTCAAAGAACTCacgagaacttaaaaaaaatcaaaagttttaattCCAAGCAAATTGGTAATTCTGGAAATGTATTGAAGAGTATCTTCGAATCGGATAGCCCAGTTGCTCCTGATAGTGTCTCAGATAAAACATTAACCCAAAAAGCAAAAGATAGTCAACGAAAGAAGTACATTTACATAGCTATTGGAGTATCGGTTTGTTTAGTCCTGATTGTTTTCTCAGTCATTGGATTCACTATGTGTAGAAAAGGATCTTGGAGAAAATCAAACACTGATGATACACTTCCACCGGAACCTAAGAAAACAGGTTGGTTTTGCTGTAAAAAAGAACCAAAAGACGACGAAGAAACTTTATTGCATTCTAAGAAGTCTTCTGATAAAACAAAATCGAAgaaattttctaagaaaccCGGAAAGCCTACGAAGttacaacaacagcaacaacaaaaatcagaaCCAACTACGTGTTGTGGAGTTTGTTCGAATAAAAACTCTCCAGCAATTATTGAAACTTCTTCAATGGATTCCGATTCAGGAAGggataacaaaaacaaactgaaatcTTCTCCTTCTAAGCCCGTAAAAGCTATAACAGTTAATGAAAAGAAAGCTTTTAGcatatcaaagaaaaataagaacaaagatGGAGCAGCTAAAGTCGGAATTCTTAAAAAAGGAACATAA
- the LOC129938815 gene encoding uncharacterized protein LOC129938815 isoform X1 encodes MRKVCHIFFTTIILLEILLKSATGNENDGNGAMIDANFVESDGADDLEGEEEEQPIIKKERSKGVKNFVGTNLFGDTSGSPKNCFTSEDVALLAARRDFELLIPKTIPSCLLDDDLVRILMQYFYEANQVVDKMTIGHSNTIARKAFFDAMGGYLQFYMVPISMFSFYAGLIKLRTVENILELLDQSKSFLNTNGNGWRHPMTDFSNINIQIEPLQIVIDQMEQDTPCIELEVQDYRDVEKSDMIIDLPRLDIEENGHLGNIWLPFKRKNTFNLKTSQSAFVLLKYFDLTTRCYNFKDICQATFNGHFKKWIIENLEVHLKDEVLYPGLGAILRILETLRTNSNNKNFVIIKKREKTQNYKALESRAKQLEIHSKDWFRDIIGKSNTSNVDKKPLEKESNAAAADDNRRKMYIYATIIVVIFLLVFLISLAYIVKWSNTPPRSSSTDPDVEKCQKKGKRVRISEELQTQRRSSKDDEEILLGPESSSIISSSDMTRSSKPLEDTSVKNVKSPSSSSTCFPFCTRKNSPTELERDKPISSMDSDSANEELSEDPSTSKWSNVIHDRKYVRIKKKKTDEELIPPKSLE; translated from the exons ATGCGAAAAGTTTGTCATATATTTTTTACTACtattattttattggaaatacttttaaaaagtgCAACAGGGAATGAAAATGACGGAAATGGGGCAATGATTGATGCGAATTTTGTAGAATCGGACGGGGCAGATGATTTGGAAggtgaagaagaagaacaaccAATCATTAAAAAGGAACGCTCGAAGGGAGTTAAGAATTTTGTTGGGACAAATTTGTTTGGAGATACAAGTGGCAGTCCGAAGAATTGTTTCACTTCCGAAGATGTTGCTCTTTTGGCAGCAAGGAGAGATTTTGAG TTACTTATACCCAAAACCATTCCAAGTTGCCTTTTGGACGATGATCTTGTTAGAATTCTGATGCAATACTTCTATGAAGCGAATCAAGTCGTTGACAAAATGACAATTGGACACTCTAACACAATTGCCCGTAAAGCTTTTTTCGATGCTATGGGAGG ATATCTACAATTCTACATGGTACCTATTTCAATGTTCTCGTTCTACGCAGGTCTGATCAAATTAAGGACAGTTGAAAATATCCTAGAATTATTAGACCAAAGTAAAAGTTTTCTCAACACGAATGGCAACGGCTGGAGACATCCTATGACTGATTTTTCAAACATCAACATTCAAATTGAACCTCTTCAAATAGTTATTGACCAAATGGAACAAGACACACCTTGTATTGAGTTGGAAGTTCAAGATTATCGTGATGTTGAAAAATCCGATATGATTATTGATCTGCCTCGACTTGATATCGAGGAGAATGGTCATCTTGGAAATATATGGCTTCcatttaaacgaaaaaatacATTCAACTTGAAAACTTCCCAATCAGCTTTTGTTCTGTTGAAATATTTCGACTTGACAACTCGATGTTACAATTTCAAAGACATATGCCAGGCCACGTTTAATGGCCATTTCAAAAAGTGGATTATAGAGAATCTGGAAGTTCATTTAAAAGATGAAGTTTTATATCCTGGTCTGGGGGCAATATTACGGATTCTAGAAACCCTCCGCACAAACAGCAATAACAAAAACtttgtaattattaaaaaacgagaGAAAACTCAAAACTATAAGGCTCTCGAAAGCAGAGCTAAGCAGTTAGAAATACACTCAAAAGACTGGTTTCGGGATATAATTGGAAAAAGTAACACTTCCAATGTTGACAAGAAACCTTTGGAAAAAGAATCtaacgccgccgccgccgacgATAATCGCCGAAAGATGTACATTTATGCTACAATAATAGTTGTAATATTTCTTTTGGTATTTCTAATATCATTAGCTTACATTGTAAAATGGAGCAACACACCTCCAAGATCGTCATCGACAGACCCGGACGTTGAAAAATGTCAGAAGAAGGGAAAGAGAGTTCGAATAAGTGAAGAACTGCAGACGCAGAGGCGTTCAAGCAAGGATGACGAAGAAATTTTGTTAGGTCCAGAAAGCTCGTCTATTATTTCTTCATCCGACATGACAAGATCTTCCAAGCCTCTGGAGGATACTTCTGTGAAGAATGTCAAAagtccatcatcatcatcgacctGCTTTCCCTTTTGTACAAGAAAAAACAGTCCAACGGAATTGGAGCGGGATAAACCAATTTCATCAATGGACTCTGATTCAGCAAATGAAGAACTATCAGAAGACCCCTCCACTTCAAAGTGGTCTAATGTAATACATGATAGAAAGTATGTgagaattaaaaagaagaagactGACGAAGAACTTATACCCCCCAAAAGCCTAGAGTAG